A stretch of DNA from Mus musculus strain C57BL/6J chromosome 6, GRCm38.p6 C57BL/6J:
GAAGTAAAAGCAAGAACATCAGGAATTTGATGCCGTCcttggctacatactgagttcaaggctatctggGTTTCATGAGACCCCGTGtcatgaaaaataaattctaaaggaAAGCATAATAATACAAGTTCAGGTATTAATAAAGGCAACACAGGTATGAATATAATATTCAGTATAAATATGTGATATCgataagttaatttttttttaccagtaaAATGAGCCAcctcaagccagattagattatattaaatgcaggtttattgggaagctgctttcAGGTGAGTTCACTGACCCCAAGGACTAAAGCCAAGGGAGTCGccatgggaaggagagagaggtgaagagaaaaagaaagaaagtaaaagtatgcgcagagactgaagagaagaagaagagaaaaggagatcaaAATGTCTGGAATATATAAGGAGGAGCCTCtcggggaagggcagcccagcccctgggctagaaagttcagggttgggggcagggtatgccaggtaggggctgagagatgctgggagaacctggaggctaggtctgctttggtatggaAGATATGTCCTTCTCCCAGGACAGATACATGGATAGGGATGAGGTAGGAGTTAGTTAGGTGATGAAAAGCCTTCAAGAAGGGGGTGCTTCCGTTGCGTAATGGGAAGAATCCAACCATTCAAAATCTGATGGACAGACCTACTAGACAGAAGAACGGCAACAGCAAGGTCCGGAGATGAGAATGAGCTTCATGGGTGAGGGGACCAGAACCAAGGTCATTTCAAAGTTCATGGGAAGGTCCCTTGTAGGAGTACGTTCCAAGAAGAAGGCAGAGGTCTGCTTAGGGTGGGTAGGCCTTTTAGGTCAGCTGACAGAGCTAGCTTTCATCATAGGAAAGGAGATGCTACAAGAGGCTGGAATGACTGATACGATCTACATTTTTAGTTAGCTCTTTGCCTTTTTCCCCCCGTGGTGGGGGTTGAATCCAAGGCTTTTGCCAGGTGCTGACCACTGAGCAACATCCTTAAACCTTTGCTTTCCCTTTGCAAGAGAGTACTTTAGAATCCAGGAGGAAGAAATGGCGTTAGGCATGCTAGTAGGTCCATTTAACtgactgctttctttttttttttttttttttttttttttttttcgagacagtgtttctctgtgtagtcttggctgtcctggaactcactctgtagaccaggctggcctcgaactcagaaatccacctgcttctgcctcccaagtgctgggattaaaggtgtgcgccaccatgcccagcctaacTGACTTTCTTGAATTAAGGCAGTAGAAATGGAGATGGTTGGGAGCATATTTTGAATGTGGTCCCTTCATGACTTTGCCAGGAGAAACTGGGTAAATACTGATATCTAGTGGGATGTCGAAGGGAAAGCTTGGTAAGAAATTTGCTTGCGAACTAGAGAAGCCATTTAAAAGTTTTTTGGCTGGATGGGTTTGTTTGATGTCCAAGTGAGTATGTGAAGGAGCCATTTGCGTGTATGATCTAGAACTGGGGGTGAAACAAGGGCTGAAAATGAGCTTTGGTAATTATTAACAAGCAGACAGCATCATCTATGGGAGATGGACATTCGTTCAGTCACACCAAGAGATaccagaggggagagaaagagacactccTAAGTAGGGGCCCAAGATAGGAGGAATGGTAAAAGGAACATGACTCTGCCCTGAAAGGCAAGAGCAAAAGATGCTTCAGGGAAATGATGATCCACTGTGTGGAAAGCTGGGAAGGCAACGGAGGTGGCTGCTTGGGTCGGCAAGATGGAGAACCAGGAGCCATGGCAGAATGGACTGGGATTGGCGAGAGAGAAACGGGAGGTCAAATGGAGAACAAACTGCGTACAGATCATAGTGATAgccattttaaagagaaataagGGAAGGTGAGGTGGAAAGGGTTTCGTTTTTAAGGCAAGGAACCCTTGATCTTGTTTTTATGATGAAGGAAAGGGTCCCATTGAGTCGAGCCAAGTATTAGTCTTTGCTTggaaaagaggttttttttttcttcccaggatGGAGAAGTCTGAAAGTCTGAAAGAGCCAGGGAAACAGGGAAATAAGAGTTGTTGCTAGAGGTCAAGGATTCCCAGGCAGGTGAGGGACCGCGGGCATCCAACCCACTCCAAGCCCCGCCCCGCGGATGGAACCTGAGACGGGTCCTTGCGCACGCGCCTTGCCCGTTTCCGCCGAGTGGGGGCGCTCGCGGCCTCAGAGGTACCTAGTGTTCAGAGGCGGTTCCGGCCGCCAAAGCCCCCCTGGGGCGGCACCGGCCGGGAGGCGGGAGCCCCCCCTTTGGAGACCGCTTGTGGGGGGCCGCCGAGATGCAGGCCATAACCAGTAAGTGCCAAGTGTCTTCTTTGCCCCCCGAATCCTCCGCCGCGCCCCCTGAAGGCCCCAGCCCGCAGTCAACCGGCGCCAGCTCTTTGGAACCTGGTCCCTGCCTTTCCAACTCCTGGCTGGCCTATCCCATTCAGCTTCCAAGATGAGCCTGGCCCCTCGCCACCTATCACTACCCTGACTCCCATGATCTAAGAAGGCTCTTTACAGAGCCAGGTCCCGAACAGCTAGCTAGTGAGGTTTGAGGGTATGCTAGGGAGATGGAGGTTAGGCTGTGCCCCTAGAATGCCCAGGCCTGGGGTGGGGTCTTCATCATAGTGACCagttgacacccccccccccccatgcctctCGCTCCAACTAAGCTGAGCTGAGGATCTAGATATCACCTTGTAAATTCTTGTACTGTGGAATATATTTGTGTTGTGGGGTGTTTTAGTTGGTCTTCCCATCTCTTGGTCATAAACTTTATGAAAACAAGGAACACGCTGGTTTTATTTACTTCCTTTCAAATAGAAAGTCAGGATGTGGGGATACGGGTCAGTATGTAGCCATATGAGATGCTGGGTTCAACCTGTCCACTTATTGGCCATATACCCAAATGGgtgctttctcccttcttctctccctcccgtacagcttgacacaggctggtctcaaactcctagACTCAAGCAGTACTCTTACTTcggcctctagagtgctgggactatagacaTGTACAATGGTGCCCTTAAATGTGTCTTATAGAACGCCCATGTGCTCTTAACATGTAATGTTGCGTATACAGAAGAAACTCAGTAAAAATTGAATGAATGAGTCTCTACCTCCTACATGAATAtagtaaatttatatttattgagCTGGATTTGGGCTTAATTTCCTTGGTTAAAGGTTGAACCCAGCATCTCATGTGTGCTAGgtactgaactacatccccatgGCCTGACTTTCTGTTTGAAAGGAAGTAAATGAAACCAGCATGTTCCCTGTTTGCATAAACTTTATAGCCAAGTGAGGACAGAACGGAACACAGCCACATGTGCTACAGAGTTCAAGGCACTATATGAGCCTTGAGGATTCCTCTTAACttttggaggaggtggaggagacgTTAGAAAAAGATGGAACCTGGATGTTTGCTAGAATATGCAGGAGATGGGACATGGGGACAGCATACCTTGTAAAGTCCAGTTCTCTTCCATCCCTTAATCCTTCCCACACTTCTGAAGTCTTCTTGAAATCCATGACTTTAACTCTCCACTTCCGAGTTATTTTCACCCATTCCAAATGGGTGCCTGCATCCAGATGCGAAACTAGATATAGTgactcatgtctgtaatctcatcactcgggaggctgagtttgagatcagcctgtgctacagaatgagaccctgtcttaaaaagcaaaagaggagaggtaggtggatctcttgagttccaggacagccagggctacacagagaaacctatttcaaaaaaccaaaaaagaaacaaactgaaacaaCCTCAGATGATCCCCAGGGTTCTGACACATTTGttttgcatattaaaatataagcacAATCCATATATAAAGTGTAGACACGTGTGAAAAATCAAGCAACACTGCTACAAGATGGAGATTAAGACACCTGTAATGTTACCCTACTCCTCTGAAGCAATTGctcttttttaaatgtattttctgtgACTCTGTGAATGTGGAAACCAGGAGTCagtgtcaagtgtcttcctcactCTTccccttatgttttgagacagagactctcaCTAAACCAGGAGCTCCCTGCTTTAGCCAAActggcaagccaataagctgcagggatctgtctctgcctgctcCACATGCTGTAGTCCCAGGGTTAGGGCACCGACTCATGCCACTAGGTCTGGGTTTTATGTGGATGCCAGGGATCTGATCTCAGGCCCTTAATTAAGCTTGTATGGTAAGCCCTTTTCCCACACTTGAAGCGTCTACTCTTTATGGTTTGGGGCATAGATCTTCTTCGACTGTTTTTCTGTATCTTTAAGTATTTATGTTGTACAGTatctgatttgtttttctttctccctaaTATATCCTAAAAAtcactttcatatttttctaGCTAGTAAAAAAGGTTTCTTTTGACTTAATGTTTTTGGAGGTCTAAAAGTGGCACAGACATTGGCTTCTACTTAAGGCTCTCGGTGAGCTGTATCATGATCCCAACAGTTGATGTTGTCAACCACCATGCAGGTTATTATtcggtgttttatttttttttttaaagatttatttatttattatatgtaagtacactggagctgtcttcagacactccagaagagggcgtcagatcttgttacagatggttgtgagccaccatgtggtttctgggatttgaactccggaccttcggaagagcagtcgggtgctcttacccactgagccatctcaccagccctggtgttttattattttgtggtgaaattattatttaatttcacCTTGAATTCTACATGTGTACTGTTTTGCATCCTGTGCTTACAGGAAGTGTGGGGCTAAGAGGAGCCTCTGGGGTCTTGTATTTCCTAAGCCCCAGGATGGATAAATGAAAATActctgaattttgttttttttttaacttacgaAATTTTTAGAAAGACTTAGGACACTGATAAAATACAACCTATTAGGTGCTCTGGATCTCTGGTGGGGGAAAGACTAGGTTGTCAGTGGCTTTCAGACAGCAGGTAAGACTCTCTTGAACGCTGTGTTTCCAGACTTTGCTCAGCACATTCACCTCTTGACCACCAacctttgggtttgtttgtttgtttgtttgtttgtttttcaggtgaGCTGCAACATCTACGGGAGGAGATTTCCCTGTTAGAGCATGAGAAGGAAAGCGAACTTAAAGAAATGGAGCAGGAGTTGCATTTGGCCCAAGCAGAGATCCAAAATCTACGGCAAGCTGCGGCAGACTCTGCCACTGAACATGAGAGTGACATAGCGTCCTTGCAGGATGATCTCTGCCGGTTGCAGAATGATCTCGATGACATGGAGCGCATTCGAGGGGACTATGAGATGGAGATTGCCTCGCTCCGGGCAGAAATGGAATTGAAGACTTCTGAACCATCTAATCTAAGCATCTCCGACTTCTCTGGGATACAAGGTATGCAACTTTCTGGTCTGTTCACACAGTTGAACAGAGGAGAGGACATTGTAGATAGGAAGATGGTGGAAGAGTAGTGTTAGATTACGCATTAGAAACCTCTAGAAAAAAAGATCCCCTGTGTTTACTTTGAGATTGGAGAGGAAAACTCAGCTGTTACATAACCAGTCCATGATGGTGTAAGAATTAGAGATGGACCCTGGAGATTCTTAACAGAGAGCTGCCGGGCACTGGTTGGTGTGAGTATGGGAAGGTCCACTCTGGGAAAGTGTCCAGGTCTGGGGTAGATGCAGAAGGACCTGTCACGGTAGGAAACACTTCCTGCTGCTGTGGCATCATGGCTCTTTGCCTGAACCTGTTTGGGCCTCTAGCCCAGCCTTTAAGATCCAGAATGCTAATTCTTAGCTTCATTTAGCCCTCCTGAGTAGAAACTTTGGAAGGCAGCTAATCGGAGCACAAGACAGctggagaggaaaaaaaggtTATTTCTAGTAATGCATGCGGTACTCAAAAGCTTCGAGCCCTGTTCCAGTCTGTCTCCCAGCTCGTTGCTAGGATTCATGACATCAGAGGGTTTGCCTTTATTCTAGCCTAGATTTATGATCCAAGTATAATGGAGGCCCTATATTTGGCCAGGTCAGGCAGAGACAGTCAACAAGGAAATCAAAGAATTGCAATCTTCCCAGCCGTATGAAGCTTTTCAGAAAGAGTTGCCTTTGGCCGGGTGGTGCTAGGAAAGGGCAGTGCAGGGGAAGGGGGCAGCTAGGGATGACCTAACCTGAGTCAAAAACCTGGCTCTAGTTGGGGAGCAGGATCAACTCAGTCAAGTTACTGTCTCTCTCCAAGCTTCATCTCTATATCTGGAGTCTGAACCCTACTTGGTTGATAAATTCTTACAGCAGGATGGGACTCTGGGACAAGAAAGGGAGGCCTAAGGGAAACACAGAGGAACCTGAGTGCTATGTGGAGTTAACTAGGATGGATGGCTGCTGGCTCCTTAGTCATGGCAGATGGGCAGTGGTGAGCTAAGAGCCCACAGCTGAGGAACCAAGGGGAGAATTCTCCAAGTGGGCTTCGGActggcttcttttgttttgttagtcTAAAACTATACTAAAATCAAAGGTTTATTTAAGCAGGAGATCTTATAAAAGGCTATTTCAAGGATTAAATGAAGGTCAAAACCATCAAGTCTTCATACACAGTTCTCATTACAGTTTCTTACTTCCCACTGTAATCTTCAGGAATCtgagagtatttatttatttatttatatttatttatttaagacaggtgtccctacatagccctggctgtcctagaatttgttatgtagaccaggctggccttaaactcacagaggtctctgcctctgcctcccaaatgctgtgatttaagcttgtgccaccatgcctggacctgtCTAAGAACTTGTGGTTGGATTAAAGAAGAAACATTAAAACTGGAGTTCAGGGGTGTTGAATCCTCTTACAAGTAAAATACCGTATATTGTAATTAAGGCCAGTTTGTGCATCTTAAATGTTAGTAGAACTAGTGTTCTAAGTGCTGTGATTCTTTgtctgtgaatgagtgtgtgctgtatgtgtgttggagtaGGGGACGCACTGACATCTACACATACTGTAGAAGCCAGGGGTTGATATGGGCATCTGCCTCTATCAGTGTCTGACATACCTTTTCTGGAGACAGGATCTGTTACTGAACTTGAAGTTTACCACCTTGACTAGACTGACTCACTAGGGATCCCCCAGAGTCTACCAGTCTCCAcaccctcagtgctggggttataggtacaAGCTACCATCCCTGGCTTTTTAATGGAGACGTTGGgaatctgaacttaggtcctcatgtttaTACAAACACTTTACCTACTCAGCCACTTCCCCAGCCCCAGTAATATTATTCTTTTCTTGAAatctttatttggttttatttatatgtatgtgtatctgtgtgtctgccaTGTTTGTGTAACTGCTGAGTCCAGCAGTGGGCGCTgagctgaagttataggtggTTATAAGCCAggtaacatgggtgctggaaactgatgTCGCTCTTGTAGAAAAGCATCAACTCACTtaaagactgagccatctctctgactctctggccCTGTTGGTTCTTATTCATAAAGAGATAAAGCATGGGTATTTGTAGCAACTGGGAAATTTTAATTaaccttttctctcttctaatgCTTGAGGAAAACATTTTAGATTGAGATGGGCTTTTTTTGTCAGCAGATGAAGAAAACGAATATGACTTGGGGGTGGTATGCTTGCTGGCTTGCATGGTAAGGCCCTAGGTTTTATCCCAAGCACCCTTCCTCCTCaccaacaaacaaccaaacaaacaaaaccccacaaggAATATTTATCTGTAGCCAGGCCAGTGTCTTCAgtgtgaagagaaaggaaaggaaggatggcCAGCATGAGTGGGTTGTCTGTGAAAGGCAGATCTAGAAGGTTCACATCTGGCAGGGCTTTGAACTAAAAGAGTCATGGGGGCTATAGTTGTCCCTCAGTTGCTAGAGGGCTTGCCTAACGTGCATGGAGCTCTGTACTGCATAAAAAGTcaggcactcaggaggtagaagcaggaagatctgaaGTTTCAAGTCAGAGACCTGaggctctggagagagagagagagagagagagagagagagagagagagagagagagagagagagagagagacagacagacaggcaggcaggcaggcaggcaatggGGAGGTAACTAACTATAGTTAACTAGAAACCTAAATACAATAAATTCAACTTATCTAAACCTTCAAGAGTTCCTAAATGTGCAAGATGATATTTCAATTGGGGCTTCATGGATGAATATACTGGGTGTGTATTCTGTGCATCAGAAAAAGAGAAGCTATGTAGCCCTTTGCTGTTGAGTTTCCACTCAGGAAATATTGGGGCTGGTCATCAGTGCTTCTGTCCACTGAGGAAGCGCTCATCTctcatctctttctgcttcccttctGTAGATGAACTACACCATCTTCGGGAGCGCTACAACTTACTGAATGAGGAGTATCAGGCCTTGCGGGAGAGCAACAGCAGCCTCACAGGGCAGCTTGCTGAGCTGGAGAGTGATAGGTAAAGCCAGGGCAAAGAGCACTGCATTCTCCTAGACttccccaggagacagaggctgggaTCATGAGTAGTTCTCTGTTCCTGGAAAGCAGTCATGTCTATGTACTCCCAAGGGTATGGAGTCCTCCTAGGAGCAGGTTCAGAATGCCACCAAGCTGTCAGAACTATAGTTAAGTGAGCTATAAGATGCAGTTTTCCTCTATTCTTGGCATTAGAGCCATCCAGCTAGCTCAGCTTTATATTAGATCAACTGAAATCCCTTTATTATCCCATAGATGTGATTCAATGTAGTGGCATAGAACAGCATTCCTAATGctgcggccctttaatacagttcctcatgttgtggtgatcctcaaccataaaattatttctgtgctACTTAACTCTAATTTCACTAGTGTTATGAatcgcaatgtaaatatctgatgtggccttcaaaggggttgtgacctgaaggttgagaaccactggcacAGAGCCTCTAGGTTAGATGTGTCTTGACATCAGAACCAGCCTTGAAACCAGCTAGGTCAGTCATAGGATGTTCCAAAGTTAAAACGCCCATGCAGTGAAGTGCTGGAGGTTTTGTGTAGTCTTCTAAACATGTAGGTCTGAGAGGTGAAGCACAATAAAGGCTCATTAGTAGTTGTGACCTAACTGGAAGCACTGGCCCTGAGCATGCCTGACAGGAGGTAGCGGTTCCTCCCAACACAACCCTGGGTTCTGGATTACAGGACACGGAGAGCAACAGAGCGATGGTTGGAATCTCACCTGCTACGGAGTACGATGTCCTCCGAGTCTCAGACGTCAGAACTGGATTTCCCAGAGCCTGACCCTGTGATGCAGCTTTTGCGCCAGCAGCTGCTGGGAGCTGAGGAACAGATGCAGGACATGCAGGACAAGGTAGGCGACAGAGAGTGGAGTGGCAGGCTGCTGCTACCATCAGTCTCACTTTTCCCTGGCCTGTAGTAGGGAAAGAGCTAACAGAGGAGCCCTGCACTGTAGGAGGGTATGGTGCTCTGGGGTCTTGCCTGACTGATAGAAGTATAGTCATCTGTCAGGGGATGACATTTCAGTCAGAAAATGGACCAGATATTTTGTCCCATACAGTTATGTGGATGCTGAAAACTCTTATCCCTTCTGATGTTGTAGTGCAGCATATTATTGAACATGTGTGTGGTGCTAGTGTACATAGGCCTACTGTGTGTGAAGCTGCCAGCTGTGTGCAAGTATGACACATATCATTGTTACATAGTAACGTGACGTGAAGAGAGTGCTAATAGTTTATGTTTCTACCACATTGTgttttactgttattttaaaaGCCTTCatccttaaaaacaaagaaaaagtgtTCATTATAGAACAGGATACCAGAACGGcgatggtggctcacacctttaatttcagcacttgagaggcagagacaagcagatctctgagtttgaggccagcctgatgaaGTTTCAGGAtgtccaggactacacagagaaaccctgtctcagaaaacaacaacaaaaacaaacaaaaaggccagGACACCATATTATACTGACAGCATCTTCAGACATCTCGTATCTGCTGCCGCTATTAATGGCACCATTTTCATTTGCGCTTAGTTCACTGTCAGGGTATATATTAGCATCCCAAGAGCAATAAAACACAGTCACAAACACACGTGCTGTGCTTATCTAAGTTTGTGTAAGTGTACTCTATGATGGTCACACGATAATTCAGTAGTGTAATGACACATTTCTCAGCATGTGTCTACGTTGTTATATGACACCTGACTATATTCTAATTAAATGAATGACATATTTTCCCaggtcatggtgtgtgtgtgtgtgtgtgtgtgtgtgtgtgtgtgtctcatctaCTACAAATCAGCCCATTGCATTTCCCACACAGTGTAAGAACTTGTATTGTGAATTGGAAGAGCTACAGCATCACCGCAGAACCAGTGAGGAGGAGCAGAAGCGGCTGCAGAGGGAGCTCAAGTGTGCCCAGAATGAGGTGCTCCGGTTTCAGACCTCCCACAGCACCCAGGTGAGCACTGCCAGGGGAAGGGAGGGCAGCAAGGCTCAGAGTCACCGCCTCCAGGTGGACATCAGGAGTGAGGCTGACCTCTGCTGGCTCTTACCCTGTGACCAGGACCCAACAGCATCACCCAGAGCCCCTGCATATAGAAGCCACATAGGATGGCATGTAAAAAGGTGTCCTTGTTGAGTGTCTTCATCACTGAAGAAACCCAGCCATAGACCCAGAGAGCTTCTTCTCAAGGTCTCTGCATCAGAGAAGTATCACAGAGGCCTGGATAGGGCCCACGGCTTCTTGAGAGTAACTGCTCTACCCGCATCCTCCCTACTGCAGCATGAGGAGCTGAAGAGCAGGCTCTGTACCCTGCAGCAGAAGTATGACGCTAGCCAGGACGAGCACAGTGAGCTTCTGAAGGTGCAGATGCAGCTCGAGACTGAGCTCCAGCAGCTCAGACTCCTCAGATGCACTCCTGTAGAGAGCCAGAGTGAGAAGGTAACCGTGCCAAAGGCAAAGGGACAGCGGAGGGGCCACTAGCACCGCACTGAGGTTGAGGGGCTGTAAATAACAGGAGCTCCAGAGCTAGGGATACAGCTTTTGGtagactgcctgcctgcctagcaTCATGAGGTCCCAGGTTCAGTCTCTAGCGCTGAAACagaacaaaaggagacaactgtTTATGAGCCTAGTGTTGTAGAACATATCTGTTATGACAGAACTGAGAAGCTAGAAGCAgaggaatcaggagttcaaggccagtgccAGCTACATAGACTGAGTTTCATGAGATTAGATTACATTTGTTTACAAACAAGCAAGTCAAAAGAATAACTGTCTTCTTAAAGTTCTGCGTAAggaggggggcaggggaggggtaaAGCAGCAagtggaagggaggaggaagactcTCAGGTGGTCAGTGGCTGAGTCAGGAGAAGAGCAAGGTCATAAAACCCAGCACCACTACCCAAAGCCCCCTGCGTGCAGGAGTTGATGTGCCGGCTCCAGAAGCTGCAGGCCCAGCACCAGTGCAGTGTGAATGAGAAAGAGCAGCTTCTAGAAGTCCAGCATCACCTGCACGACAAGCTGCGGTGCCACGAGTCAGAGGTGCATCGGCTCCGAAGCATGGTGGACTGCTTGCGAGAGAAAAATGAGAAGGTAAAAGGAAGGCCAGGCCAGGAGCACATAGCCAGGCAGGATCTTCTGTGAGGGTAAGCAGAGTGGGACTGTTGGAGTTCTGTGGAGGAGTTGCTGGTGAAGTGGACCCAGGGCATGTAGAAAGAGCTGCTTGTGAGATAGCCacagtttccttttattttaaaccAGAAAATCAGTCTACAGACAGGAATCCTGTTGCTTCCTTCAGGAGGAAGTCTCCCAAGGTCAGGGTGTCAAGCCTGTTAAGGATAGGTCTGTTTGGTTCTCCCTGGCTGGGATGAAGTCAGGGTCGGAAAGGTAAGGGCGGAAAGATCAATAGTGAGGCGGTAGTTGTACATGGCATGATGGCTCTGCCTTCCTTACCCAGAATTCAGGGATACACCTCCAGCTTCAGGAGATGAAGGGATTGTATCAGTTCAGCAGGGATGAGCTGGAGCGCCAGAAGCACATGTATGACCAGCTGGAGCAGGACTTCCTGCTCTGCCAGCAGGAGCTGACAGAGCTCAAGTCCAGCCAGTCCCTCTGTGAAGAGAATGGAAACTGCTCAAACAAGGTAATTGTACTTCAGAGTGCTAAGGGCTTCTGGCCAGCTTGGGAGAGAGGAGAAGCAGACAAGGTCGCCCAACTGAAGGTAGAAGACAAAGGCAGACCCATGTCTGCTGGCCTTAAAACAGTTCGTCTTGAACTTGACTTGAATAAGAACCATAGCTTAGTAGATGAATGCGTTTGATCTCAGGCAGTATGAACATGTGGTTTTTATACAACcccatgtatatatgcatttctACAGTGGTATTATAACTGTACTGATGTCTCATCATTTGAAGggaggcacatacatacacatgtataactAAACTAAAAAGAATAGAGCCAGATTTCTGAAACAACTTGCAAGTGATTTTAAGGATATGGTCTGTACCTTGAATGCTGATTTGAGTATTAGAAGAACCAGTGCTCTTTTAGGATATAGTCAGACTTGAAGTAAATTCCCAAATCTTGAATTTTGCTTCAAATTAAACAAAATgctattcttgttttgttttgttttgttttttagagatgagtgttgagacagagtcttgtgtTTAGACTAGGTTACCCTTGAACTTGtggtgattctcctgcttccacttctATTGctcagattataggcatgtaccaccatacccagcttggtACAGGACAATATTTTTGACTcactttctttaagaaaataattccAGCAATGATACATAAGGGTTTGTTGACTTTTTCTGTGGTGTATAAGATGTCAGTCAGCCATTGCCATTTACCCTGTTGAGCACTGTCAGCCCTTGATTATGATAGGAACTAGAAAGGAGTGGAGCCCCTTGGGGAAAAGGCATAAGAGTCTTGGGAGATGGTGAGCCTGGCCATGTTCTGCGAGGGTGCTCCGGCTCCTGCCTCTCCCAGTAGTAGACAGTGACCCTAGGGAAAGGCCTTTATGATATAGAGGACTGAGAAGGTCACAGTCTGGTTGCCATTCCATCCCAGGGCTTACATTTTGCCTGCTTTCTTCACTCCCACTCAGTTGAGAGATCCACTGGATCCCTGATTTGCTTCAATACCTCGTACAGTGCTAGAGCTTACAGGAAGTGAAAGGTGTGCTGCCGTACAAGTCACTGAGGTTTTACTTGATTTTAAAATACCTGGTTCTGAGAATAAGAGGCTAATGTAGCTTTAACCCAAATTCAGCAATGGCTCTTACTTTACTAAAGGTTTTACAGTATGATTAAGACTAGGGATGTAGCTCGGTGGTAGAGCACTG
This window harbors:
- the Ccdc136 gene encoding coiled-coil domain-containing protein 136 isoform X11, with protein sequence MEAGGGAGAGAAGWSCPGPGPTVTTLGSYEVSEGCERKKGQRWGSLERRGMQAMDGEVLLPALYEEEEEEEEEEEEVEEEQVEKGGSLGSLSMGKHRGLSLTETELEELRAQVLQLVAELEETRELAGQHEDDSLELQGLLEDERLASAQQAEVFTKQIQQLQGELQHLREEISLLEHEKESELKEMEQELHLAQAEIQNLRQAAADSATEHESDIASLQDDLCRLQNDLDDMERIRGDYEMEIASLRAEMELKTSEPSNLSISDFSGIQDELHHLRERYNLLNEEYQALRESNSSLTGQLAELESDRTRRATERWLESHLLRSTMSSESQTSELDFPEPDPVMQLLRQQLLGAEEQMQDMQDKCKNLYCELEELQHHRRTSEEEQKRLQRELKCAQNEVLRFQTSHSTQHEELKSRLCTLQQKYDASQDEHSELLKVQMQLETELQQLRLLRCTPVESQSEKELMCRLQKLQAQHQCSVNEKEQLLEVQHHLHDKLRCHESEVHRLRSMVDCLREKNEKNSGIHLQLQEMKGLYQFSRDELERQKHMYDQLEQDFLLCQQELTELKSSQSLCEENGNCSNKCDALLARLTELQDKFKASQEEIGHLQMEQCELLEDQRRLQEEQGQLQEELHRLTFPQPKCGILQKNMFGMWKPMVFLAIAAVALYVLPNMRPQESEYYMK
- the Ccdc136 gene encoding coiled-coil domain-containing protein 136 isoform X14, which produces MEAGGGAGAGAAGWSCPGPGPTVTTLGSYEVSEGCERKKGQRWGSLERRGMQAMDGEVLLPALYEEEEEEEEEEEEVEEEQVEKGGSLGSLSMGKHRGLSLTETELEELRAQVLQLVAELEETRELAGQHEDDSLELQGLLEDERLASAQQAEVFTKQIQQLQGELQHLREEISLLEHEKESELKEMEQELHLAQAEIQNLRQAAADSATEHESDIASLQDDLCRLQNDLDDMERIRGDYEMEIASLRAEMELKTSEPSNLSISDFSGIQDELHHLRERYNLLNEEYQALRESNSSLTGQLAELESDRTRRATERWLESHLLRSTMSSESQTSELDFPEPDPVMQLLRQQLLGAEEQMQDMQDKCKNLYCELEELQHHRRTSEEEQKRLQRELKCAQNEVLRFQTSHSTQHEELKSRLCTLQQKYDASQDEHSELLKVQMQLETELQQLRLLRCTPVESQSEKELMCRLQKLQAQHQCSVNEKEQLLEVQHHLHDKLRCHESEVHRLRSMVDCLREKNEKNSGIHLQLQEMKGLYQFSRDELERQKHMYDQLEQDFLLCQQELTELKSSQSLCEENGNCSNKPSPAPDPPIFSLPLVGLVVISALLWCWWAETSS
- the Ccdc136 gene encoding coiled-coil domain-containing protein 136 isoform X15 codes for the protein MEAGGGAGAGAAGWSCPGPGPTVTTLGSYEVSEGCERKKGQRWGSLERRGMQAMDGEVLLPALYEEEEEEEEEEEEVEEEQVEKGGSLGSLSMGKHRGLSLTETELEELRAQVLQLVAELEETRELAGQHEDDSLELQGLLEDERLASAQQAEVFTKQIQQLQGELQHLREEISLLEHEKESELKEMEQELHLAQAEIQNLRQAAADSATEHESDIASLQDDLCRLQNDLDDMERIRGDYEMEIASLRAEMELKTSEPSNLSISDFSGIQDELHHLRERYNLLNEEYQALRESNSSLTGQLAELESDRTRRATERWLESHLLRSTMSSESQTSELDFPEPDPVMQLLRQQLLGAEEQMQDMQDKCKNLYCELEELQHHRRTSEEEQKRLQRELKCAQNEVLRFQTSHSTQHEELKSRLCTLQQKYDASQDEHSELLKVQMQLETELQQLRLLRCTPVESQSEKELMCRLQKLQAQHQCSVNEKEQLLEVQHHLHDKLRCHESEVHRLRSMVDCLREKNEKPSPAPDPPIFSLPLVGLVVISALLWCWWAETSS